A portion of the Sulfuricurvum kujiense DSM 16994 genome contains these proteins:
- a CDS encoding ABC transporter substrate-binding protein, producing the protein MKKLFLFLLIFTVSLWGVEKVTLQLPWLHQFQFAGYYVAKEKGYFSDEGLDVTILDANKKEASLKSVLDGRAQYGVGHSSLIVNYINGAPIVLMAAAYQSSPMILLTRKDANITGPKDLKNKRVMLTDDMVQWAEIQAMLRSIGMSTKDLIVQPHSYDSMSLSRRETDAMVAYVSNEPFILKQAGLETYAIDPKNYGFNYYSDILFTSKEETVRHPERVEAFYNASIQGWLWAFDHIEETAALIYRKYNPQHKSLEALIYEGKVLKELAFRPNTPFGTIDQSRLELIAQGYRLMGAVKAIPPFEPLLYKHDKLHLSDQEKEWLKMHPVIRVGVDHNWPPIESVDEKGRYTGISASYLHFLEKRLGVRFDVDYSRPLWSDSIRAVNNKELDMLSCAAIADNRNDKLRFSRPYLKQTVVIVTNSNVGYVNDLNDLNGKKVAVVRSYASEEYLRTYYPKIIPVLADSSLEALKKVASGEAYACIEGLSVVSYLIERHNLKNIKVVGETPFRYELAFAFRKDWGIMASISDKVLASVTPAEYEEIHGHWLEMKHDEPVNYRLVWGIAGFMALLFFLVAYKNHRLDVLVRQRTGELETFNQRLQDEVDKAVEKNRKQEKLLMQQAKMAEIGSMLESIAHQWRQPLNILGLSMTRLNLSCALSGKSESAKVIEIAEAQIEYMSQTIDDFRNFFKQDRSQIPVNIAAMVNDVEALLGPLLVRKKITVKHEIDPLIEVLVYPNELKQVIINLVNNAREAIEQRRGNERIIYIRCENDKRYCTISIEDTGGGIDASIIDKIFDPYFTTKFESQGTGIGLYMAKMIIEKHFLGKLSVYNTSKGACFEIRLNREQKKDTEENKVLKRESTDGSL; encoded by the coding sequence ATGAAAAAACTTTTTTTATTTTTACTCATTTTTACAGTTTCGCTCTGGGGTGTAGAAAAGGTGACTCTACAGTTGCCATGGCTCCATCAGTTCCAGTTTGCCGGATATTATGTTGCCAAAGAAAAAGGGTATTTCTCGGATGAGGGTTTAGATGTTACCATCTTGGACGCCAATAAGAAAGAGGCATCATTAAAAAGTGTTTTGGACGGTAGGGCGCAATACGGAGTGGGACACTCTTCGTTGATCGTTAATTATATTAACGGTGCACCGATCGTCCTGATGGCAGCCGCGTATCAATCTTCCCCCATGATTTTGTTGACACGCAAAGATGCGAATATTACCGGTCCTAAAGATTTAAAGAACAAACGGGTCATGTTAACCGATGATATGGTTCAATGGGCTGAAATTCAGGCAATGCTTCGAAGCATCGGTATGAGCACAAAAGATTTGATAGTGCAGCCTCATTCGTATGATTCTATGTCGTTATCCCGTCGTGAAACCGATGCGATGGTCGCTTATGTTTCAAACGAACCGTTTATTTTAAAACAAGCAGGGTTAGAAACCTATGCAATAGATCCGAAAAACTACGGATTTAATTATTACAGCGATATTCTATTTACAAGTAAAGAGGAGACTGTCCGCCATCCTGAACGGGTAGAGGCTTTTTACAATGCGTCAATACAAGGATGGCTCTGGGCGTTTGACCATATCGAAGAGACAGCCGCACTGATTTATCGAAAGTATAATCCTCAGCATAAATCTCTGGAAGCCTTGATTTATGAGGGGAAAGTCCTCAAAGAACTTGCATTTCGCCCCAATACCCCTTTTGGAACGATTGATCAGAGCCGGCTGGAGCTTATTGCACAGGGCTATCGGCTTATGGGGGCGGTGAAAGCGATTCCTCCGTTTGAACCTTTGCTGTATAAGCATGATAAACTGCATTTGAGCGATCAAGAAAAAGAGTGGTTAAAAATGCATCCGGTCATTCGTGTCGGGGTAGATCATAATTGGCCCCCTATTGAATCGGTTGACGAAAAAGGGAGATATACGGGAATCAGTGCGTCGTATCTGCATTTTCTCGAAAAGCGGCTGGGGGTCCGTTTTGACGTTGATTACAGTCGGCCGCTTTGGAGCGATTCGATCCGGGCAGTCAATAACAAAGAACTTGATATGCTCTCGTGTGCCGCAATTGCCGATAATAGAAATGATAAACTGAGATTCAGCCGTCCGTATTTGAAACAAACGGTGGTCATCGTAACCAATTCAAATGTCGGATACGTTAACGATTTAAATGATTTGAACGGGAAAAAAGTTGCTGTCGTCCGTTCCTACGCAAGTGAAGAGTATTTACGAACCTATTATCCAAAGATCATTCCGGTTTTAGCCGACAGTTCCCTGGAAGCACTCAAAAAAGTCGCTTCAGGGGAAGCGTATGCCTGCATCGAAGGGTTAAGTGTCGTGAGTTATTTGATAGAACGGCACAATCTCAAAAATATTAAAGTGGTGGGAGAGACGCCGTTTCGATACGAACTCGCTTTTGCCTTTCGCAAGGATTGGGGGATCATGGCCTCAATATCCGACAAAGTACTGGCTTCTGTTACCCCTGCGGAATATGAAGAGATACACGGGCACTGGCTTGAGATGAAACACGATGAGCCTGTCAATTATCGTCTAGTATGGGGAATCGCAGGGTTTATGGCTTTATTGTTTTTTCTGGTGGCTTATAAAAATCACCGATTGGATGTACTGGTACGCCAGCGTACGGGTGAGCTGGAGACGTTTAATCAACGGCTTCAGGATGAAGTTGACAAAGCGGTTGAAAAAAATCGGAAGCAGGAAAAACTGCTGATGCAGCAGGCCAAAATGGCGGAAATCGGTTCAATGCTTGAATCGATTGCCCATCAGTGGCGCCAGCCGTTAAATATTCTGGGACTTTCCATGACACGGTTGAATCTGAGTTGTGCTTTGAGTGGGAAAAGCGAATCGGCGAAAGTGATTGAAATCGCTGAAGCACAAATTGAATATATGTCTCAGACCATTGACGATTTTCGCAATTTTTTCAAACAGGACCGAAGCCAAATACCTGTGAATATCGCCGCAATGGTTAATGATGTCGAAGCGTTATTAGGACCTTTGCTTGTTCGTAAAAAAATAACCGTTAAGCATGAAATCGATCCTTTGATTGAAGTACTGGTTTACCCGAATGAACTCAAGCAGGTGATCATCAATCTGGTCAATAACGCCCGTGAAGCGATTGAACAGCGCCGCGGTAATGAACGGATTATTTATATTCGCTGCGAGAACGATAAGCGCTATTGTACGATCAGTATCGAAGATACGGGGGGCGGGATTGATGCGTCGATAATCGACAAGATTTTCGATCCTTATTTTACGACAAAATTTGAATCCCAAGGGACGGGAATCGGGCTCTATATGGCCAAAATGATTATTGAGAAACATTTTTTAGGGAAACTGAGTGTTTATAACACGAGTAAAGGGGCATGTTTTGAGATTCGGCTTAATCGTGAGCAAAAAAAGGATACGGAAGAGAATAAAGTGTTGAAGAGAGAAAGTACAGACGGCTCACTGTGA
- the msrA gene encoding peptide-methionine (S)-S-oxide reductase MsrA, translating to MEKALIGGGCFWCIEAVYNRVIGVQSAISGYAGGARKHPSYEQVCSGATGHAEVVEVTYDSAVISYEEILEIFWAIHDPTTLNAQGADRGTQYRSVIYYYDEVQKEKAEASIAQAQKNWTDPIVTERSPAPEFFVAEEYHQDYYSEHPTQGYCYAVIAPKIEKFMKKFGDKVKRS from the coding sequence ATGGAAAAAGCGTTGATCGGGGGCGGATGTTTTTGGTGTATCGAAGCAGTCTATAATCGTGTCATCGGGGTTCAAAGTGCAATCAGCGGGTATGCGGGGGGTGCACGTAAACATCCGAGTTATGAGCAGGTATGCAGCGGTGCTACCGGACATGCGGAGGTTGTAGAGGTAACGTATGATTCTGCCGTTATTTCGTATGAAGAGATTTTAGAGATCTTTTGGGCAATCCATGATCCTACCACTCTTAATGCTCAAGGGGCGGATAGAGGGACACAGTACCGTTCCGTCATCTATTATTACGATGAGGTACAAAAAGAAAAAGCGGAGGCTTCTATTGCTCAGGCGCAAAAAAATTGGACTGATCCGATTGTGACCGAACGCTCACCCGCACCGGAATTTTTTGTAGCGGAGGAGTATCATCAAGACTATTACAGCGAGCATCCGACGCAAGGGTACTGTTATGCGGTAATTGCACCGAAAATTGAAAAGTTTATGAAAAAATTTGGGGATAAAGTCAAAAGGAGCTAA